The following coding sequences lie in one Nakaseomyces glabratus chromosome I, complete sequence genomic window:
- the CSE2 gene encoding Cse2p (CAGL0I05742g~Ortholog(s) have RNA polymerase II transcription coactivator activity involved in preinitiation complex assembly, structural molecule activity): MTAPRLISKYRIQIHRISENMVLNNDGLKEISTLLVSASDREPEVKLEKTKDNSSSDITTPPAEFIPSIFFSLHKIRKDPNNVSSQLETSTGFIRHRIKRCKALLQENEEVRNLLANSIEEWENIIADKEQQLRVKAKVLRDLDARIEKITN; this comes from the coding sequence ATGACAGCTCCAAGACTAATCTCGAAATATAGGATACAGATACATCGAATTAGTGAGAATATGGTACTCAACAATGATGGACTAAAGGAGATAAGTACGCTGCTTGTATCTGCAAGCGACCGAGAACCGGAAGTCAAGCTGGAGAAGACAAAAGATAACAGCAGCAGTGATATAACCACACCACCGGCAGAGTTTATTCCCAgtattttcttctcattACACAAAATACGGAAGGATCCTAACAATGTTTCCAGCCAGCTAGAAACTTCGACTGGGTTTATAAGGCATAGAATAAAGAGATGTAAAGCTTTGTTACAGGAGAACGAAGAAGTACGAAACCTGCTAGCCAACAGTATAGAAGAATGGGAAAATATAATTGCTGATAAGGAGCAGCAACTACGAGTGAAGGCTAAGGTGCTAAGGGACCTTGATGCTCGTATCGAAAAGATAACGAATTAA
- the NRM1 gene encoding Nrm1p (CAGL0I05764g~Ortholog(s) have repressing transcription factor binding, transcription factor activity, transcription factor binding activity and role in negative regulation of transcription involved in G1/S transition of mitotic cell cycle), which yields MVMSLERLPLQEYTKSAMNNLATSGPVIMTSLTEGSSLSKNSVGMGLGMKLPSIHSLINQKNSYNPFQTTLHSKSFSVGDPIKANNSKPLGVTLTSTDSNKRLNTSISALLTDNKSPGKANKPETEKETMNHLVQEDTVDKAHYTELSKKLQIRLQLAYYKYRTKQEHVKFNELKALHSSKPKKASKKNTKRRKLVVSHGNFKTPAKRKEHKLYTTNTHNLQDVSTDISMSSSTSSLMSKRDSSLQFHDSNDTTNDFTTPIRNANKRHLGQKQDTPMSVKAAKSLIFLYSSKV from the coding sequence ATGGTTATGTCATTAGAAAGGTTGCCATTACAAGAATACACCAAGTCTGCCATGAACAATCTGGCAACTTCAGGACCTGTCATCATGACTTCGCTTACTGAAGGCAGCTCTTTGAGCAAAAACTCAGTTGGGATGGGTCTGGGCATGAAATTACCTTCAATCCATTCTCTAATCAATCAAAAGAACAGTTACAATCCATTTCAAACAACACTGCACTCGAAATCATTCTCAGTCGGAGACCCAATAAAAGCTAATAATAGTAAACCATTGGGCGTGACTTTGACTTCCACTGACTCTAATAAGAGATTAAATACTTCAATCTCAGCTTTGCTAACAGACAACAAGAGCCCAGGAAAGGCCAATAAAcctgaaactgaaaaagaGACTATGAATCATcttgttcaagaagataCTGTTGATAAAGCACATTATACTGAGTTATCTAAGAAATTACAGATCAGACTACAGTTAGCTTACTACAAGTATCGAACTAAACAAGAACATGTTAAATTTAATGAGCTTAAGGCATTACATAGTTCAAAACCCAAAAAAGcatcaaaaaagaatacaaaGAGGAGGAAGTTAGTAGTTTCTCATGGAAACTTCAAAACCCCagcaaagagaaaagaacaTAAACTATACACTACAAACACTCATAACCTTCAGGATGTCTCAACTGACATATCCATGTCGTCAAGCACATCCTCTTTAATGTCCAAGAGAGATTCTTCTCTACAGTTCCACGATAGCAATGATACAACAAACGATTTTACAACGCCCATTCGCAACGCCAACAAACGCCATCTAGGACAAAAACAGGACACACCAATGAGTGTTAAAGCCGCAAAGTCCCTGATTTTCCTATATTCAAGCAAAGTTTAA
- the ATG3 gene encoding Atg3p (CAGL0I05808g~Ortholog(s) have Atg8 ligase activity and role in C-terminal protein lipidation, autophagosome assembly, autophagy of mitochondrion, late nucleophagy, piecemeal microautophagy of nucleus, protein localization by the Cvt pathway), translating to MIRSALSNWREYLTPVSHKSTFLTTGQITPEEFVQAGDYLCHMFPTWKWNDMADDNKYRDFLPKDKQFLVIRKVPCSERAQAVVTMDEIENGTSTDAFSAADDEDNDDDSIEIIPVSKSSSGADNDVNDIDELMEEMELEEDDDIVANKTNEMLRYYDLFITYSTSYRVPKMYIVGFNGNGTPLTPKEMFEDITPDYRKKTATIEKLPFYKRNVPSVSIHPCKHANVMKVLLDKISVVKERQREEEMQKNAEVGAPKSAGSDDGDNENWEDLQQDIDDSLRVDLYLVVFLKFITSVTPTIQHDYTMEGW from the coding sequence atgatAAGGTCAGCACTGAGCAACTGGCGGGAGTATTTGACGCCAGTTTCTCATAAATCTACGTTTTTGACTACTGGTCAAATAACACCTGAAGAGTTTGTTCAAGCAGGAGACTACCTGTGCCATATGTTTCCAACCTGGAAGTGGAACGATATGGCAgatgataataaatatagGGACTTTCTTCCCAAAGACAAGCAGTTTCTTGTCATAAGAAAAGTACCTTGTTCAGAGCGTGCGCAAGCTGTGGTTACTATGGATGAAATCGAGAACGGAACCTCGACTGATGCTTTCAGTGCTGCTGACGATGAAGATAATGACGATGACTCAATAGAGATTATCCCTGTGAGTAAGAGTAGTTCAGGAGCTGACAATGATGTCAATGATATAGATGAATTGATGGAAGAGATGGAGCtcgaagaagatgatgatattgtcGCAAATAAGACCAATGAGATGCTTAGATACTACGACTTATTTATAACTTATTCCACGTCTTATAGGGTGCCTAAGATGTACATTGTAGGTTTTAACGGAAATGGTACACCCTTGACCCCAAAGGAAATGTTTGAAGATATAACGCCTGACTATCGAAAAAAGACCGCTACGATAGAGAAGCTACCCTTTTATAAGAGAAATGTTCCCAGTGTATCTATTCACCCCTGTAAACATGCAAACGTAATGAAAGTTCTATTGGACAAGATTAGTGTAGTTAAAGAAAGgcaaagagaagaagaaatgcAAAAGAATGCTGAAGTTGGTGCACCAAAATCTGCTGGTTCTGATGATGGCGACAACGAAAACTGGGAAGATTTACAGCAAGATATCGATGATTCACTACGAGTAGACTTATATTTGgttgtttttttgaagttcaTAACCAGTGTTACTCCCACAATCCAGCATGACTACACTATGGAAGGCTGGTAG
- a CDS encoding HAD family hydrolase (CAGL0I05874g~Haloacid dehalogenase-like hydrolase) has product MPEPITLRVNAALFDVDGTIIISQPALAAFWRDFGKDKPYFDAEHVIHVSHGWRTYDAIAKFAPDFADEETVTKLEGEIPDKYGKEAIEVAGAVKLCNSFNELPKEKWAVATSGTREMASKWFAVLGIKKPTYFITANDVKKGKPNPEPYLKGREGLGYPINTHYPEKSKVVVFEDAPAGIAAGKAAGCKIIGIATTFSASSLREKGCDIVIKDHRSVRVAGYDKETDEVILVFDDYLYVRDDIQKW; this is encoded by the coding sequence atgcCAGAACCAATTACTTTGAGAGTTAACGCTGCTCTTTTCGATGTCGATGGTACCATCATCATTTCCCAGCCAGCTCTAGCTGCATTCTGGAGAGATTTTGGTAAGGATAAGCCATACTTCGATGCTGAGCATGTGATCCATGTTTCCCATGGTTGGAGAACTTACGATGCTATTGCTAAGTTTGCTCCAGACTTCGCCGATGAGGAAACCGTCACAAAGCTGGAAGGTGAAATCCCTGATAAGTACGGTAAGGAAGCCATCGAGGTCGCTGGTGCCGTGAAGCTATGTAACAGCTTTAACGAGTTGCCAAAGGAAAAGTGGGCCGTGGCTACTTCCGGTACAAGAGAGATGGCTTCCAAGTGGTTCGCTGTTCTAGGCATCAAGAAGCCAACATACTTCATCACTGCTAACGATGTGAAGAAGGGTAAGCCTAACCCTGAACCATACCTAAAGGGTAGAGAAGGTCTAGGCTACCCAATCAACACACATTACCCTGAGAAGTCTAAGGTTGTCGTCTTTGAAGATGCTCCAGCTGGTATTGCCGCCGGTAAAGCTGCTGGTTGTAAGATCATCGGTATCGCTACCACTTTCTCTGCCTCTTCGCTGAGAGAGAAGGGCTGTGATATAGTCATTAAGGATCACAGATCCGTCAGGGTTGCTGGTTACGACAAAGAGACCGACGAAGTCATCCTCGTATTCGACGACTATCTATACGTTAGAGATGATATCCAAAAGTGGTAG
- the VPS27 gene encoding ESCRT-0 subunit protein VPS27 (CAGL0I05830g~Ortholog(s) have phosphatidylinositol-3-phosphate binding, ubiquitin binding activity) — MATTSSEEFSEVIERATSESIPNGELNLPVALEISDILRSRRIAPKDGMRCLKKRITNTTNNPNTQLSSWKLVEICIKNGGIPFLREICSREFMDTMEHTILKYDDSDEVVELVTTMLYELYLAFQNDSQLNYVSRVYDKLRQRGVKFPEGAPISSNVNALFDSKTPADWIDSDACMICSKKFSLLNRRHHCRSCGGVFCQDHSSKSIPLPDLGIYDSVRVCDNCYDDYDYKKGSGSQGKKRKHRKSHRHATEDEDEDLRKAIELSLRASNSSVEPVIPVVESEPQIPAVEEEDPDLKAAIEASLREAEEEKRRREEHAQQQNTNAYPQQFRPPANELTPADEEDIYLFASLVERMKTRPPSEILDDPQLQQLAQKVFASKPRLGNTLNSKIQKYNTLVDMNGKISHIMNTYDNLLEQELRNINLSERFNVPQAQADPYSQYSQYNQPAIQNNTSQTNNVVNNKPLSQRESEPQYTAPTDSQTIESKAYERQLENLVQPPSNVNNERVASEPPYPNEELNDITSIQLNSERAGKYEENAVPPGSIPYPIENDDQDETTRTKKNDNITNFDFPTVPARKLPENNVEQVEDKPQDSQEEALLIEL, encoded by the coding sequence ATGGCAACGACGTCCTCAGAGGAATTTTCTGAGGTAATTGAGAGAGCTACGAGCGAAAGCATCCCTAATGGGGAGCTAAACTTACCTGTGGCGCTGGAGATATCAGATATTCTGCGATCACGAAGGATTGCACCAAAAGATGGTATGAGATGCTTGAAGAAGCGTATTACAAACACGACTAATAATCCTAATACACAATTGTCTTCTTGGAAACTGGTGGAGATATGTATCAAGAATGGTGGTATACCATTTTTAAGGGAGATTTGCTCAAGAGAGTTTATGGATACAATGGAACATACAATCCTGAAATATGATGATAGTGATGAAGTTGTAGAACTTGTAACTACTATGCTATACGAGTTGTACTTAGCATTTCAGAATGATTCTCAGTTAAACTATGTGAGCAGGGTTTACGATAAATTAAGACAAAGAGGTGTTAAGTTTCCAGAAGGTGCTCCAATCTCTTCAAATGTGAATGCATTATTTGATTCTAAAACACCAGCTGATTGGATTGATTCAGATGCATGTATGATTTGTTCGAAGAAATTTTCTTTACTGAATAGGAGACATCACTGTAGGTCTTGTGGTGGAGTCTTCTGCCAGGACCATTCCTCCAAAAGTATTCCATTACCAGATCTCGGTATATATGATTCAGTTAGAGTATGTGATAATTGTTATGATGATTATGATTATAAAAAGGGAAGCGGTAGTCAAGGAAAAAAGAGGAAACATAGAAAAAGTCACCGCCATGCtactgaagatgaagacgaagatTTAAGGAAAGCAATTGAACTGTCATTAAGGGCATCTAATAGCAGTGTCGAACCTGTTATTCCAGTTGTTGAAAGTGAACCTCAAATACCTGCTGTAGAAGAGGAGGATCCTGACTTAAAAGCTGCAATTGAAGCAAGTTTAAGAGAAGCAGAAGAGGAGAAACGTAGAAGGGAAGAACATGCTCAACAGCAGAATACCAATGCCTATCCACAACAGTTTAGGCCACCTGCTAATGAATTAACCCCCGCCGATGAGGAAGATATTTATCTTTTTGCTTCATTAGTTGAAAGAATGAAAACAAGACCGCCCTCTGAAATACTGGATGATCCCCAACTTCAACAACTGGCACAAAAGGTATTCGCCAGTAAACCACGTCTAGGAAACACACTGAATTcaaaaatccaaaaatataatacgTTAGTAGATATGAATGGTAAGATTTCCCACATTATGAACACTTACGACAATTTACTGGAACAAGAATTACGAAACATAAACCTAAGCGAGAGATTTAATGTCCCACAGGCACAAGCGGACCCATACAGTCAATATAGTCAATACAATCAACCTGCAATCCAAAACAACACCTCGCAAACGAATAATGTGGTGAACAATAAACCTTTATCTCAAAGGGAAAGTGAGCCTCAATATACAGCTCCAACAGATTCTCAGACTATAGAAAGCAAAGCATATGAACGGCAACTAGAAAATCTTGTTCAACCACCATCAAATGTTAATAACGAACGAGTTGCTTCAGAACCCCCATATCCTAACGAGGAACTGAACGACATAACATCTATTCAACTAAACTCGGAAAGGGCTGGCaaatatgaagaaaatgcCGTTCCACCTGGTAGCATTCCATACCCTATCGAAAATGACGACCAAGATGAAACTACTCgcactaaaaaaaatgataatataaCCAATTTCGACTTCCCTACAGTGCCTGCTAGGAAATTACCCGAAAATAATGTGGAGCAAGTAGAGGATAAACCTCAGGATTCCCAAGAGGAAGCATTGTTAATAGAACTCTAA
- the LRO1 gene encoding phospholipid:diacylglycerol acyltransferase (CAGL0I05786g~Ortholog(s) have phospholipid:diacylglycerol acyltransferase activity, role in ceramide metabolic process, lipid droplet formation, triglyceride biosynthetic process and lipid droplet, perinuclear endoplasmic reticulum localization): protein MVARHRNRKREVSRSSVYESSDVTSETGVRGDTVEYDIDTEQPIHLNRHELQRRASTASRHSKEGDDQDENEKDEQLLDRIIPRRQRKRWRDSKRFVFSMGALLGLLISVYFGAVHVHGNNKELLDGIMNFDVFRDYFDDWKDILPDGFTNFLTDIQTNYLAASSVQNLTQSFGVGKQYLAEYNVTTRHPVVMVPGVISTGIESWGVIGDEECDSSPHFRKRLWGSFYMLRTMVLDKVCWLKHVKLDPETGLDPPNFTLRAAQGFESSDFFIAGYWIWNKVLQNLGVVGYDPNKMTTASYDWRLAYLDLERRDKYFSKLKSQVELFYQSTGEKVCLVGHSMGSQVVFYFLKWVEAEGPEYGNGGKDWVAKHIDSFINVAGTLLGAPKAVPALISGEMKDTIQLNAIAMYGLEKFFSRKERLEMIQTWGGIPSMLPKGGNLIWGDMDFAAEDSQHNNTDTYGNFIRFENVSNDDEFKKNLTMNDSIELVRRLSPKWLKERIDEQYSFGYSKTEDELKENEKNHKYWTNPLEVPLPNAPDMKIYCFYGLNNPTERAYVYKEQKTDNQSSLNLTIDYDSSQPVYFTEGDGTVPVITHAMCHKWAQGQSAYNPAGMNVTIVELKHQPDRFDIRGGPNSAEHVDILGSAELNEYILRVATGNGDSIEQRILSNMSEWVKEINFPL, encoded by the coding sequence ATGGTGGCTAGGCACAGGAATAGGAAGCGGGAAGTTAGCCGGTCGTCGGTGTATGAGAGCAGTGATGTTACAAGCGAGACAGGTGTTCGAGGCGATACAGTTGAGTATGATATTGATACTGAACAACCTATCCACTTGAACAGACATGAATTACAAAGGCGGGCATCTACTGCTTCTAGACACTCTAAGGAAGGGGATGAtcaagatgaaaatgagaaGGATGAACAATTGTTGGATCGTATTATACCAAGACGGCAACGTAAACGGTGGAGAGACTCCAAAAGGTTTGTGTTCTCCATGGGTGCTCTATTGGGGCTACTGATTTCTGTGTATTTTGGTGCTGTTCATGTACATGGGAACAACAAGGAGTTGCTCGATGGTATCATGAATTTCGATGTTTTTAGAGATTACTTCGATGACTGGAAGGATATTTTGCCTGATGGGTTTACCAACTTTTTGACGGATATACAGACTAACTATCTGGCTGCCTCTTCAGTTCAGAACTTGACACAGAGCTTCGGAGTGGGAAAACAATACTTGGCTGAATATAATGTGACTACCAGGCACCCCGTTGTCATGGTACCAGGTGTGATATCGACAGGAATAGAAAGTTGGGGTGTTATCGGTGATGAGGAATGTGATAGCTCACCACATTTTAGAAAGAGACTTTGGGGATCTTTCTATATGCTAAGGACCATGGTTCTAGACAAAGTTTGCTGGCTCAAACACGTCAAACTGGACCCCGAAACAGGTCTAGATCCTCCAAATTTTACACTGCGAGCAGCTCAAGGATTTGAATCATCTGATTTCTTTATTGCAGGTTACTGGATTTGGAACAAAGTGCTTCAAAATTTGGGTGTTGTAGGTTATGACCCAAACAAGATGACTACTGCTTCTTATGATTGGAGATTAGCATACCTCGACTTAGAAAGGAGAGATAAGTATTTCAGTAAATTAAAAAGCCAAGTCGAGCTATTTTACCAATCTACTGGAGAGAAAGTCTGCTTGGTTGGCCACTCCATGGGCTCTCAAGTGGTTTTCTACTTCCTGAAATGGGTCGAAGCCGAAGGTCCAGAGTATGGTAATGGTGGTAAAGATTGGGTTGCAAAACACATTGATTCTTTCATTAATGTTGCGGGCACTTTGCTAGGCGCTCCCAAAGCTGTTCCAGCGCTAATAAGTGGTGAAATGAAAGATACTATACAATTAAACGCCATTGCCATGTATGGTTTAGAGAAGTTCTTTAGCAGAAAGGAAAGATTAGAGATGATTCAAACCTGGGGTGGTATACCATCTATGCTACCTAAAGGTGGCAACTTAATTTGGGGTGATATGGATTTTGCAGCTGAAGATTCACAGCACAACAATACTGACACATATGGAAATTTCATTAGGTTTGAAAATGTAtctaatgatgatgaatttaAGAAAAACTTAACCATGAATGATTCGATAGAGCTAGTAAGGCGCTTATCCCCAAAGTGGTTGAAGGAAAGGATAGATGAGCAATATTCCTTTGGGTATTCCAAGACAGAAGACGAACTGaaggaaaatgaaaagaatCACAAGTATTGGACCAATCCTTTGGAAGTTCCTTTACCCAATGCACCAGATATGAAGATCTATTGCTTTTATGGCTTAAACAACCCAACTGAACGTGCCTACGTCTACAAAGAACAGAAAACAGACAACCAGTCGTCCTTGAACTTGACTATCGATTACGATAGTTCCCAACCGGTATACTTCACTGAAGGTGACGGTACTGTCCCTGTTATTACGCATGCCATGTGCCATAAGTGGGCTCAAGGCCAATCAGCCTACAACCCTGCTGGCATGAATGTAACCATTGTAGAACTCAAGCATCAACCCGACAGATTTGACATCAGAGGTGGTCCAAATAGTGCTGAACATGTTGATATCCTCGGAAGTGCCGAGCTAAATGAATACATACTAAGAGTCGCAACTGGCAATGGTGATTCCATTGAACAGAGAATCCTATCCAACATGTCAGAGTGGGTAAAAGAGATCAATTTCCCACTATAA
- a CDS encoding uncharacterized protein (CAGL0I05852g~Ortholog(s) have cyclin-dependent protein serine/threonine kinase regulator activity), which translates to MTNGQSLGLIVTAKQKYYPIELSNAELLAHYEMIQEYQQDISANVLEQSMKFKPNPKLIDQQPEMKPEDTREAIVTFLFELSVMTRVTNGIFVQAVRLYDRYCSKRVVLKDQAKLVVATCLWLAAKTWGGCNHIINNVIVPTGGRFYGPNPRARIPRLSELVLYCGGSNNFDESMFLQMERHILDTLNWDVYEPMLNDYVLNADENCLIQYELYERQLEHRRKRQSQASTDSDATVDDIDLDIKGHSIEEDDEDEELKSKIQLINLKRFLMELASFKYEFLSFELFEVAQGIFHIINRFASSDQGPFLATPATNMEKQSKLETLFIDAITETPKSLAEVYKNQPGISAFITSINNYKSILQKKLELAASLDLSRTIPVSCNYESISSSNMPSPVYSAQSHTPMRNVSANSENSIFSVMEQSSPITPQMYSFEHKPGGSVCGSSPSVSSLVNYRTKRGYDQDISDTSMNMENKENIHPNGVASHIAPPRAKFVGTGMYHSPSDSSHNAGANSSRSSLISLPVANVNSIM; encoded by the coding sequence ATGACAAACGGCCAATCATTAGGATTAATTGTTACCGCTAAGCAAAAATATTACCCAATTGAACTCTCTAACGCTGAGCTTTTGGCCCACTATGAAATGATCCAGGAGTACCAACAGGATATCTCTGCTAATGTCCTTGAGCAATCTATGAAATTTAAACCAAACCCAAAGTTGATCGACCAACAACCTGAAATGAAACCAGAAGATACTAGAGAAGCTATTGTCACTTTCCTCTTTGAGTTGTCAGTGATGACCCGCGTGACCAATGGTATCTTTGTGCAGGCGGTTAGATTATATGACCGTTACTGCTCAAAAAGAGTGGTGTTAAAAGATCAAGCGAAGCTGGTAGTGGCTACTTGTCTCTGGCTCGCAGCTAAGACTTGGGGTGGTTGCAACCATATTATCAACAACGTAATTGTCCCAACAGGTGGAAGGTTTTACGGTCCAAATCCAAGAGCAAGAATTCCAAGACTTTCTGAGCTAGTCTTGTATTGTGGCGGGTCCAACAATTTTGATGAGTCAATGTTCTTGCAAATGGAAAGACATATACTAGACACACTTAACTGGGATGTTTACGAGCCCATGCTAAATGACTATGTTTTGAATGCTGATGAAAACTGCTTAATCCAATATGAACTATATGAAAGGCAACTTGAACATAGAAGAAAACGTCAGTCTCAAGCCTCCACAGATAGCGATGCTACCGTTGATGACATAGATCTTGATATCAAAGGTCACAGTAtcgaagaagatgatgaagacgaagaGTTGAAAAGTAAGATTCAACTAATCAACTTGAAAAGATTCTTAATGGAACTTGCTTCATTCAAATATGAGTTTCTATCTTTTGAGCTCTTCGAAGTTGCACAAGGTATCTTCCATATAATCAACAGATTTGCAAGTTCTGATCAAGGCCCGTTTTTGGCTACCCCTGCTACAAATATGGAGAAGCAATCCAAACTTGAAACTTTATTTATTGATGCTATAACTGAAACACCAAAGTCTTTAGCCGAAGTCTACAAGAATCAACCAGGTATTTCAGCCTTTATTACTAGTATCAATAATTACAAGAgcattcttcaaaagaaactgGAACTGGCCGCCTCCTTGGATCTATCAAGAACAATTCCTGTCTCTTGCAATTACGAgtcaatttcatcttctaaTATGCCCTCACCTGTATATTCAGCACAAAGCCATACACCAATGAGAAATGTAAGTGCTAACTCCGAGAATAGCATATTCAGCGTAATGGAACAATCGTCACCTATTACACCACAAATGTACAGTTTTGAACATAAACCAGGTGGAAGTGTATGTGGCAGTTCACCTAGTGTCAGTAGTCTTGTAAACTACCGAACAAAGCGGGGCTACGACCAAGATATAAGTGATACTTCTATGAATATGGAAAATAAGGAAAATATACATCCAAATGGGGTTGCTAGCCATATCGCCCCACCGCGTGCTAAATTTGTGGGCACAGGGATGTACCACTCCCCAAGTGATTCTTCACATAATGCTGGCGCTAATAGCAGTAGATCATCCTTAATCTCCTTGCCTGTTGCGAATGTCAATTCAATTATGTGA